The Fundulus heteroclitus isolate FHET01 chromosome 13, MU-UCD_Fhet_4.1, whole genome shotgun sequence genome contains a region encoding:
- the LOC118565128 gene encoding uncharacterized protein LOC118565128, translated as MEMRELADALLLPARIAVIKCKGHDNSNSAIALGNQAADQAAKAAAGYAPQMMMVTVEDELREELSMSNIKLLQSRAAPEEKNMWRLRGASEQEGCWRGPDGRLVFPPGLKQKLFSEAHGVGHVGVRQMMDNLNHWWHPFMSDMVKHFVKSCSLCGQFNSKKTLKPLQGRFPLITVPGKEVILDYMDMVTPAGGFKYLLVCVDAFTGWPEAWPARREDSKTVIKCLINHYIPRHGFPENIRTDNGTHFKNQDLQRVESSLGLTHRFGTVYRPQSQGKVERMNLNLKNKLAKICAQTKLSWVDALPLALMSIRSSVNSTTGFTPYELETGRSFPGPQRRPPGTADDLQSLTSKEYFSQLQAVLEAYTKIRGHPKEGERGTPPPDVDWVWLKVIKRKWSEPRFTGPFKVIERTSHAVRLGGKGNTWFNWSQCAPAAEPQRSLTEVQEV; from the coding sequence ATGGAAATGAGAGAGCTGGCCGATGCTTTGTTATTACCGGCCAGAATTGCCGTGATAAAGTGCAAAGGTCATGATAACAGTAATTCAGCCATTGCATTAGGGAATCAGGCTGCAGACCAGGCTGCCAAAGCAGCCGCTGGATATGCGCctcagatgatgatggtgaCGGTGGAAGATGAGCTGAGAGAAGAGTTGAGCATGAGTAACATTAAACTgttgcagagcagagcagctccGGAGGAGAAGAATATGTGGAGGCTCAGAGGAGCCTCAGAGCAGGAAGGTTGCTGGAGAGGGCCAGATGGCAGACTGGTTTTTCCTCCAGGTTTGAAACAGAAGCTTTTTTCTGAGGCACATGGTGTTGGACATGTGGGTGTCAGACAGATGATGGACAACCTGAACCATTGGTGGCATCCATTTATGTCAGATatggtcaaacattttgtaaaaagttgttCACTGTGTGGGCAATTTAACTCAAAGAAGACTTTGAAACCTTTGCAGGGCAGATTTCCTTTGATCACAGTTCCTGGGAAGGAAGTGATTCTTGATTATATGGACATGGTGACCCCTGCTGGtggttttaagtatttgttggtgtgtgtggaCGCTTTTACAGGATGGCCAGAGGCCTGGCCTGCTAGAAGAGAGGACAGCAAAACTGTGATAAAATGCCTCATTAACCATTACATTCCCAGGCACGGGTTCCCTGAAAACATCAGGACTGACAATGGAACCCACTTCAAGAACCAGGACCTGCAACGAGTGGAGTCCAGTTTAGGGCTCACACACAGGTTTGGCACTGTGTATCGCCCCCAGTCGCAGGGCAAAGTGGAGAGAATGAACCTGAACTTGAAGAATAAGTTGGCTAAAATCTGTGCGCAAACGAAACTATCATGGGTTGATGCCTTGCCTCTCGCTCTGATGTCAATCAGGTCTTCGGTTAATTCAACCACAGGATTTACTCCTTACGAGCTGGAGACGGGAAGAAGCTTTCCTGGGCCCCAACGTCGACCACCGGGAACTGCAGATGAcctgcagagtctgacaagtaaGGAGTACTTCTCACAGTTGCAGGCTGTGCTGGAGGCGTACACCAAGATCCGTGGACATCCCAAGGAAGGAGAAAGAGGAACGCCACCTCCGGACGTCGACTGGGTTTGGCTCAAGGTCATCAAAAGAAAGTGGTCAGAGCCGAGGTTCACGGGACCCTTCAAGGTGATCGAGAGAACCTCACATGCGGTGAGGTTGGGAGGAAAAGGTAATACGTGGTTTAATTGGAGCCAGTgtgcaccagcagcagaacctcagaggtcGTTGACGGAGGTTCAGGAGGTTTAA
- the LOC118565129 gene encoding uncharacterized protein LOC118565129 has product MSLKGIWQEDNATDLLNVPLLDFSLQGETHAEEDMVDNNGLYHSTEEAEFARRQRTPRTRGVGRNLKDSFHSMHSMTTRSQGPTRVQMPILQNNVGTENYVPYSFGDVQALVDKLPSIAAGGRLWLAELDNLTKGTKLALGDFRAVLGRCVPASTADDIEYEARTSNIGDETLFSSVITRLGNAIREHFPLSTPAAVPKFDWDPLQHPKDFITQAEESWIKHTGVNPKGDSSNLGELFREAVLKGVPPLVSQLMKQNPEMPGCEYARWEKHLVHHLHVAQDVEKKKKQEKEDIHDQLIKLQLLDAKRQVNQRKQEKTEHVMVSAVASPGAPSPMVTPQFNPMQGGGIPPPVFYPPCNYRSAGSARGFGLRFGGRRGRSGGEIVPPNPNMAPPPQGQYPQVGENFYGQF; this is encoded by the exons ATGTCACTAAAAGGGATTTGGCAGGAGGACAACGCCACTGATTTGTTAAATGTGCCACTGTTGGATTTCTCCTTACAGGGAGAAACGCATGCTGAAGAAGACATGGTTGATAATAATGGGTTATATCATTCTACTGAAGAAGCAGAATTTGCCAGGAGACAGAGAACACCACGCACTCGTGGTGTGGGAAGAAATTTAAAGGATAGCTTTCACAGCATGCATTCAATGACAACTCGTTCTCAAGGTCCCACTAGAGTGCAGATGCCTATATTACAAAATAATGTGGGCACAGAAAACTATGTCCCTTATTCATTTGGAGATGTACAAGCCCTGGTGGACAAATTGCCTAGTATTGCAGCTGGTGGCAGATTGTGGCTTGCCGAACTTGATAATCTAACTAAAGGAACTAAACTGGCTTTGGGTGATTTTAGAGCTGTTCTAGGCCGTTGTGTTCCTGCTTCAACTGCAGATGACATTGAATATGAAGCTCGAACATCCAATATTGGAGATGAAACTTTATTCTCTTCAGTTATCACTCGTTTGGGGAACGCCATTAGAGAGCATTTCCCATTATCAACTCCTGCAGCGGTTCCCAAGTTTGACTGGGATCCCTTACAGCATCCAAAGGATTTCATTACTCAAGCTGAAGAGAGTTGGATTAAACACACAGGTGTAAATCCAAAAGGGGATAGTTCTAACTTGGGTGAATTATTCAGGGAAGCTGTCCTGAAAGGTGTGCCTCCTTTGGTGTCACAGCTGATGAAACAGAATCCTGAGATGCCTGGTTGTGAGTATGCCCGCTGGGAAAAACATCTTGTACACCATTTGCATGTTGCTCAGGAtgtagagaagaagaaaaaacaagagaaagagGATATTCATGATCAATTAATCAAATTGCAATTATTAGATGCTAAACGGCAGGTGAATCAAcgtaaacaagaaaaaactgaacatgtTATGGTTTCGGCAGTTGCATCACCTGGGGCTCCATCCCCGATGGTGACACCTCAGTTTAATCCAATGCAAGGGGGAGGGATCCCCCCTCCTGTTTTCTATCCTCCATGTAATTACAGATCTGCGGGTTCTGCGCGTGGATTCGGATTGCGATTTGGTGGACGGCGTGGACGGTCAG GAGGTGAGATTGTGCCACCGAACCCTAATATGGCCCCGCCTCCGCAAGGTCAGTACCCCCAGGTCGGAGAAAACTTTTATGGACAATTTTGA